Proteins from one Deltaproteobacteria bacterium genomic window:
- a CDS encoding B12-binding domain-containing radical SAM protein, with the protein MRTLLVYNVYSDELGSSRPPLGTGYLAQALEDAGVDYDVVDMKLGHSEKKVLDMIGRGGYASVGVTVYTVGHKKFFGLLKAVKDRYPWVITAAGGPHVTIMGKKILEECRHVDLAFTGEAEDSFVKFCKGEEYGSIPGLVFRDRGEPVCGAPMARPDDLDSINWPRYGKFELKKYANEIGVITSRGCPYPCTFCSVGLTLGRKVRVRSIEKIGDELEYWYSRGRRIFNFLDDNLTFYPERVFSLCDEIKKRGLKGLILRASNGLRADRLNREMLLRMREVGFRSFGIGVEAGNDKVLAALKKGETIAEIENAIRLSCELGFEVSLFFVYGVPGETMNDIEDSIKIAKKYPVLKADFYNLIPFPGTQLWDWVEENRAWTGEPMELLDSMDKNLRFSKDTGKPFFTTKELGADEREYLARRLRETTLEIQREGIERVFSRYGRLKRPMGWLASTIFFQKLFFNNNLVRRVSDRVRYRNAGTGSGTGTGEART; encoded by the coding sequence ATGAGAACGCTCCTTGTCTATAACGTCTACTCTGACGAGCTCGGCTCGAGCAGGCCGCCCCTTGGCACCGGCTATCTCGCCCAGGCCCTTGAGGACGCCGGAGTAGATTACGACGTGGTCGATATGAAGCTCGGGCATTCGGAAAAAAAGGTCCTCGATATGATAGGGCGGGGAGGATACGCCTCAGTCGGCGTAACCGTCTACACCGTGGGACACAAGAAGTTCTTCGGCCTCCTCAAAGCCGTAAAGGATCGATATCCATGGGTGATAACTGCCGCGGGCGGGCCACACGTGACGATCATGGGGAAGAAAATACTCGAAGAGTGCCGTCATGTGGACCTCGCCTTTACCGGAGAGGCGGAGGATTCGTTCGTCAAGTTCTGCAAGGGCGAGGAGTACGGCAGCATCCCCGGTCTCGTTTTCAGGGACAGGGGCGAGCCTGTGTGCGGAGCCCCTATGGCGAGGCCGGACGACCTCGATTCCATCAACTGGCCGCGCTACGGGAAGTTTGAATTGAAGAAGTATGCGAACGAGATAGGGGTCATAACCTCGAGGGGGTGCCCGTATCCCTGCACCTTCTGCTCGGTGGGCCTTACGCTCGGGAGAAAGGTCAGGGTCCGCTCGATCGAGAAGATAGGGGACGAGCTCGAATACTGGTACTCGAGGGGGAGGAGGATATTCAATTTCCTCGACGACAACCTGACCTTCTACCCTGAGAGGGTATTTTCGCTTTGCGACGAGATAAAAAAGCGTGGCCTCAAGGGGCTGATCTTGAGGGCTTCGAACGGGCTCAGGGCCGACCGTCTGAACCGGGAGATGCTCCTCAGGATGAGGGAGGTCGGCTTCAGGAGCTTCGGCATAGGGGTGGAGGCCGGCAACGACAAGGTCCTCGCGGCGCTTAAAAAGGGCGAGACCATAGCCGAGATCGAGAATGCAATAAGGCTCTCGTGCGAGCTCGGTTTCGAGGTCTCGCTCTTTTTCGTCTACGGCGTTCCGGGCGAGACGATGAACGACATAGAGGACTCCATAAAGATAGCCAAAAAATACCCGGTCCTCAAGGCGGACTTCTATAACCTCATACCGTTTCCGGGCACGCAGCTCTGGGATTGGGTCGAGGAGAACCGGGCATGGACAGGAGAGCCGATGGAACTTCTTGACAGCATGGACAAGAACCTCCGGTTTTCGAAGGATACCGGAAAGCCCTTTTTTACGACAAAGGAGCTCGGAGCGGACGAAAGGGAATATCTGGCGAGGAGGCTCAGGGAGACGACGCTTGAAATACAGAGGGAGGGCATCGAGCGCGTCTTTTCCAGATACGGGAGGCTCAAGCGTCCAATGGGCTGGCTCGCCTCAACCATTTTTTTTCAGAAGCTCTTTTTCAACAATAACCTCGTAAGAAGGGTCTCTGACAGGGTGCGGTACAGAAACGCCGGGACCGGGTCAGGAACAGGAACCGGGGAGGCAAGGACATGA
- a CDS encoding glycosyltransferase family 9 protein, whose amino-acid sequence MTLTHILGRPGFFARTFILSGVSELQARAHALHEKAFPVRLDASEAKILFIQLGQIGDYALSEPFLKALKSFPGKVVRITALIDPVNYELCKAGGAADEMVLYGARKYTRGRPSGFPAALLDEHKFDCAVWLRGDLKVLFWLIRKGVRFVSVAKYPIPLRRACFALISKRPAGKEYPHFTECLERLLKELFPGARMRAQERLQDVRHSDKRIYIHIGSGNRLRRWPEERFAELCRMLLESDRALKICLLGSEADRKDAGAILGDKRLLSYAERIEDLSGRVGLPELKRVLSNGALFIGFDSGPMHIAASSGISVVALMGPQSPMVFGPRGTGNTRVVYKAPFCSPCWQFSCIRNDGGAGECVLAITPGEVFRAAVSLLQKAQPAEKGGTHENAPCL is encoded by the coding sequence ATGACGCTGACGCATATATTGGGAAGGCCCGGCTTTTTCGCAAGGACGTTCATCCTTTCGGGCGTGTCGGAGCTGCAGGCCAGGGCGCATGCCTTGCATGAAAAGGCCTTTCCGGTGAGGCTCGATGCTTCCGAGGCGAAGATCCTTTTCATCCAGCTCGGCCAGATAGGGGACTATGCCTTGAGCGAGCCTTTCCTTAAGGCCCTGAAAAGCTTTCCGGGGAAGGTTGTGAGGATAACCGCCCTTATCGACCCGGTAAATTACGAGCTTTGCAAGGCGGGCGGCGCGGCAGACGAGATGGTCCTTTACGGGGCGAGGAAATACACGAGGGGAAGGCCGTCGGGCTTCCCCGCAGCCTTGCTCGATGAGCATAAGTTCGATTGCGCCGTATGGCTGAGGGGCGATTTGAAGGTGCTCTTCTGGCTCATCCGCAAGGGGGTCCGGTTCGTGAGCGTAGCCAAGTATCCTATCCCGCTACGCCGCGCTTGTTTCGCGCTCATATCCAAAAGGCCGGCCGGGAAAGAATATCCGCATTTTACGGAATGCCTGGAACGCCTCCTTAAGGAGCTCTTCCCCGGCGCGCGGATGCGCGCTCAAGAGCGGCTCCAGGATGTGCGGCATTCCGACAAAAGGATCTATATCCATATTGGCTCAGGCAATAGACTGAGGAGGTGGCCTGAGGAGCGTTTCGCGGAGCTCTGCAGGATGCTCCTTGAGTCTGACAGGGCCCTGAAGATATGCCTTTTAGGCTCAGAAGCCGACCGCAAGGACGCCGGGGCCATACTCGGCGACAAGCGCCTTTTGTCTTACGCGGAACGGATAGAGGACCTCTCCGGCAGGGTGGGGCTTCCCGAGCTTAAAAGGGTCCTCTCCAATGGCGCGCTATTCATCGGGTTCGACAGCGGCCCCATGCACATCGCCGCCTCCTCGGGAATATCCGTGGTGGCCCTGATGGGCCCGCAGTCACCAATGGTTTTCGGGCCGCGCGGAACCGGTAATACACGGGTGGTCTATAAGGCCCCATTCTGCTCTCCGTGCTGGCAGTTCTCGTGCATCCGGAATGACGGCGGGGCCGGGGAATGCGTCCTGGCAATAACGCCCGGCGAGGTCTTCAGGGCAGCGGTTTCATTGCTGCAGAAAGCGCAACCGGCAGAAAAGGGGGGAACGCATGAGAACGCTCCTTGTCTATAA
- a CDS encoding YdcF family protein has protein sequence MRNGLTALLLALAAAILIHTALNPDRVFDYPAKLLYIETYDGTRADAVICLSGAEVERVEHCQGLYMAGKAAMVVVTGGGLEAGLIYYREGGSLASISRNWLLENGVPESSVEVIEQGTSTYEEAAAVRSFVERKGIKSIVVVSSPYHMRRVSLVFRNAFQGSGVEVSFSPARGFDEGLAGWWREEGLVAAVFGEYVKLFIYAVKGYI, from the coding sequence ATGAGAAATGGCCTTACGGCTCTGTTGCTGGCCCTGGCCGCTGCCATACTCATCCATACCGCGCTCAACCCTGACAGGGTCTTCGATTATCCCGCAAAGCTCCTTTACATCGAGACATATGACGGGACGCGGGCCGATGCCGTTATCTGCCTTTCCGGGGCAGAGGTCGAAAGGGTCGAGCACTGCCAAGGGCTCTACATGGCAGGGAAGGCGGCGATGGTCGTCGTCACAGGAGGAGGGCTTGAGGCAGGGCTCATCTATTACAGGGAAGGCGGCTCGCTTGCTTCCATTTCAAGGAACTGGCTTCTTGAAAATGGAGTGCCGGAAAGTTCTGTAGAGGTCATAGAGCAGGGCACGAGCACTTACGAGGAGGCAGCGGCGGTCCGCTCATTCGTTGAAAGAAAGGGAATAAAGTCCATAGTGGTCGTCAGCTCCCCTTACCACATGAGGAGGGTATCCCTCGTCTTCAGGAATGCCTTTCAGGGTAGCGGCGTTGAAGTGAGCTTCTCTCCCGCAAGGGGCTTTGACGAGGGCCTTGCCGGATGGTGGAGGGAAGAGGGGCTGGTTGCGGCCGTGTTCGGCGAGTATGTGAAGCTCTTCATCTACGCCGTAAAGGGATACATATGA
- a CDS encoding O-antigen ligase family protein encodes MRKTVIRREADGTNFTLIILFIASAFLVSSFKIAKVSSSAMVAIAMLAAFILGGLLKARFVFAAHPVQKGMLALLAWALFSLLVSRIDPSKAIPPEAYAYSWAGGLSSPDLRGASFLARLLLAAFAMNFIIEAVNTERRFFKAINWYLLFYFIVSTLVLAQFALLAVWGVEVGEIRPASVESAFRTGGHLGESSILAGVLASGYFLTVAFALKKHPGLWFPEWLIKTMCIVATLALLSTLSAAWIISALLAFALAGHRHLGKRGLLALIICIAVTGALFHAEIYDSVMRKAFGELSQLNVRTYSWIAGLSIFMDNVYTGVGIGQSVFFTPEYLMDIAIKPLLNPALFSELFLASRFPPMNTYIQWMAETGAVGLLLLFYVYYLVYRSGKRITNPEHERIVKFGIGGALIAGAVAINTSPDYIYVGFLNFLAAMYVAGGRVFGRGRLEGGA; translated from the coding sequence ATGCGGAAAACCGTCATAAGGAGGGAAGCTGACGGTACGAACTTCACCCTGATAATCCTCTTCATAGCCTCAGCCTTTCTCGTCTCTTCGTTCAAGATAGCCAAGGTCTCGTCCTCCGCGATGGTCGCAATAGCCATGTTGGCGGCCTTTATCCTGGGGGGTCTACTCAAGGCCAGGTTCGTCTTTGCCGCGCACCCGGTGCAGAAGGGGATGCTTGCGCTCCTCGCGTGGGCTCTCTTTTCGTTGCTCGTTAGCAGGATCGACCCGTCAAAGGCCATCCCCCCCGAGGCCTACGCCTATTCATGGGCCGGGGGGCTGTCGAGCCCTGACCTCCGTGGAGCGTCGTTCCTCGCAAGGCTTCTCCTTGCGGCATTCGCCATGAACTTTATCATCGAGGCCGTCAATACCGAAAGGAGGTTCTTCAAGGCGATCAATTGGTATCTCCTTTTCTATTTTATCGTTTCTACACTCGTGCTCGCCCAGTTCGCCCTGCTCGCGGTCTGGGGGGTCGAGGTCGGCGAGATAAGGCCGGCAAGCGTTGAGAGCGCGTTCCGGACGGGGGGGCACCTGGGGGAATCGAGCATACTCGCGGGGGTCCTGGCGAGCGGTTATTTCCTTACTGTAGCCTTCGCGCTCAAAAAGCACCCGGGGCTCTGGTTCCCGGAATGGCTGATAAAGACCATGTGCATTGTCGCCACATTAGCGCTTCTCTCCACGCTCTCAGCCGCGTGGATAATCTCCGCGCTCCTCGCCTTTGCCCTGGCGGGGCACAGGCACCTGGGTAAGAGGGGCCTTCTGGCGCTTATCATCTGCATAGCCGTAACGGGCGCCCTCTTTCACGCCGAGATATACGATTCGGTAATGAGGAAGGCGTTCGGCGAGCTTAGCCAATTGAACGTAAGGACCTATTCGTGGATAGCGGGACTCTCGATTTTCATGGACAACGTATACACCGGCGTCGGCATAGGGCAAAGCGTATTTTTCACGCCGGAGTACTTGATGGACATAGCAATAAAGCCGCTCCTCAACCCGGCGCTCTTTTCGGAGCTCTTCCTCGCGTCCCGCTTCCCGCCAATGAATACCTATATACAATGGATGGCCGAGACCGGGGCGGTTGGGCTTCTCCTGCTCTTTTACGTCTACTACCTGGTCTATCGCTCAGGCAAGCGGATTACAAATCCGGAGCACGAGAGGATCGTGAAGTTCGGGATAGGCGGCGCGCTTATCGCAGGCGCGGTCGCTATCAACACCTCCCCCGACTACATATATGTAGGGTTCCTAAACTTCCTCGCGGCGATGTACGTGGCGGGCGGAAGGGTTTTCGGCCGTGGGCGCTTAGAGGGGGGTGCATGA
- a CDS encoding glycosyltransferase family 4 protein: protein MGLRVLYIVSILPPYPGGAAVCYGNILRGLVESRDRNIGSVTVLTEQGCETRYGEPVKVRDKLYRYDSAGAAEKRFLKQALNYFIIMGYILFSGSDVVHIHARYVYARYIGRLVWLALLLSRAKTVIDIRDRFYRNFGFGHHFLVCSKDLMTFYGWIRNKEYLPVPMDFPELKKSIEAKHRVGYFGAIAGNKGIRELVDGYKEYRDGSDDPLELHIWGQNMMGTEFEAAMASVQGVNYKGSAAPDEVLDRMLECKAVVLPSRSEGMPRVCLEAMYCGRVVVCHEAVESIASSLPERFVLKDLSPREIKRVLSEVECYSGDATFDYDLEEHSRGRVTSRLFDFYRRVLSKADAENRHKEGS, encoded by the coding sequence ATGGGGCTTAGGGTTCTTTACATCGTTTCGATACTCCCGCCCTATCCGGGCGGAGCGGCTGTGTGCTACGGCAATATCCTCAGGGGCCTTGTCGAGAGCCGTGACCGGAATATCGGAAGCGTCACCGTCCTTACCGAGCAAGGCTGCGAAACACGCTATGGAGAACCGGTGAAGGTGCGTGACAAGCTCTACAGGTACGATTCCGCCGGGGCCGCGGAAAAAAGGTTCCTTAAGCAGGCATTAAATTACTTCATCATCATGGGCTATATCCTTTTTTCGGGAAGCGACGTAGTGCACATACACGCGAGGTACGTTTACGCGAGGTACATAGGGCGGCTCGTCTGGCTCGCGCTCCTCCTTTCACGTGCCAAAACAGTCATAGACATAAGGGACAGGTTCTATAGGAATTTCGGTTTCGGGCATCATTTCCTGGTCTGCTCGAAGGACCTCATGACCTTTTACGGCTGGATAAGGAACAAGGAATACTTACCCGTGCCCATGGATTTCCCGGAGCTCAAGAAAAGCATAGAGGCAAAGCACCGCGTCGGCTATTTCGGAGCAATCGCCGGGAACAAGGGCATAAGGGAACTGGTCGATGGCTACAAAGAATACAGGGACGGATCGGACGACCCGCTCGAACTTCACATCTGGGGACAAAACATGATGGGGACAGAGTTCGAGGCTGCCATGGCCTCGGTACAGGGCGTAAATTACAAAGGGAGCGCGGCTCCAGATGAAGTCCTTGATCGGATGCTCGAATGCAAGGCAGTTGTGCTGCCTTCGAGGTCAGAAGGCATGCCGAGGGTATGCCTCGAAGCCATGTACTGCGGACGGGTGGTCGTCTGCCATGAGGCGGTGGAATCGATAGCGTCCTCACTGCCGGAGAGGTTCGTGTTAAAGGACCTATCTCCAAGAGAGATAAAGAGGGTCCTTTCCGAAGTGGAATGTTACAGCGGTGATGCAACTTTCGACTACGATCTCGAAGAACATTCGAGGGGCCGGGTCACCTCCCGCCTATTCGATTTCTATAGAAGGGTGCTCAGTAAAGCCGATGCGGAAAACCGTCATAAGGAGGGAAGCTGA